The Prochlorococcus marinus str. MIT 1214 sequence AATTTTCCTTATCAAAACCATTGCCAACAATAATTGGATCAGTTTTTAAGGAATAATCGTTAGATTGTCTTTTTGTATGAAAAGCTAACTGAAATGGAAATAATTGACTTATTTCACTAATAATTTCTTTCATTATTATTGATTCAGCACCCATACTTATCAAATGAAATATTTTAATTGTCTGAGTTTTTGTTAACCACAATGGAAGCCAATCATATGCAAAGTTAATAACTGCATCGGATTCGTTTGCTATTTCAATTGCATTTTCCCATAACTTTGGTAACACACTATTAGAAGGAATTAAAACTGGATCTGTTTGCTTCTGATGTTGCCAACTAGGTTGATCAATTCCATCTATTAACCTTAATTCAAGTAATTCACTTTCAAAAGGTAGTTTTGATCCTTTTGGTGCAATTAAAATAATTTTATGACCTAATGAAGTTAATCCTTTTATTAGAGACACAATAGTAAGTTCTACTCCTCCACCTTTACCACTCCCCAAATAGCCTATAGGTGTACTAACAAGAATTAGTTTTAATTGCTTGTTTATCACTTGAATTAAGCCTCTTTTATAAATTCATGAGTACGTTTATCCCCCCAGAATCTTCTCCTCTGACTTACAAATAGTACTGAAATTAAAACCAAAAACACTCCAATCCACTGAAGAAAGAAGAGTCTCTCGCCTAACCAAATTCCACCAGTAATCAAGGCGAATACAGGTGTTAAGAATGCAAGGGTGCTAAAGCTTGTTAATTCTTTACGGCTTGCAAACCAAAAAAATAATCCATATGCCAATGCACTTCCGAACAAACTTGAATAAGACATCAAAGTCCATTGAAAAGCAGACCAATCTGGAACTAACGGCCAATCTTTGTCGAACACATGCCAAACGAGCAGAGGAACACTTCCTAAAACCATGTGCCATCCGGTTACTGCAACAGGATCACTGTTTCTACAAGCAAAGCGAATAAGCACCGTTCCTAAAGCCATCGAAGTTGCTGCACAAATCATCCAAATTTCTCCATGGCTTAAAAAATTACTTTCTGATTCAAATTTTCCAAGCAGAAACCAATTCCGTAGCATCTCAGTAGGGACTCCAAGACAAATTATTCCAACCAAGCCAAGTACCAAGCCAATCCATCCAATTGGATTTATTGCATCTCCAAAAAGAATTCTTGCTAATAAAGCAACCATCAAAGGTTGGGAATCTATAAGAACAGAGCCCAATCCCGCTCCTGTTTCCATTAACCCTTTGGCTAGAAAAATCTGAAAAAGGGTTGCATCAATCAATGTAAATACTAAAAACCACACCAAATCATCTTTTGAAATATTCCAACTCCTTTTCAAGAAAGGTACTGAAGCCAAAACGACTAGACCTGCTGGCAAAAGCCTTAGTGAGGCAACAATCTCAGGCCCCGCTTCATTAACCAAAGGTGCCATTGCCGCCATTGAGGTTCCCCAAA is a genomic window containing:
- a CDS encoding DMT family transporter, with amino-acid sequence MFVIWNWFLMILPFALWGTSMAAMAPLVNEAGPEIVASLRLLPAGLVVLASVPFLKRSWNISKDDLVWFLVFTLIDATLFQIFLAKGLMETGAGLGSVLIDSQPLMVALLARILFGDAINPIGWIGLVLGLVGIICLGVPTEMLRNWFLLGKFESESNFLSHGEIWMICAATSMALGTVLIRFACRNSDPVAVTGWHMVLGSVPLLVWHVFDKDWPLVPDWSAFQWTLMSYSSLFGSALAYGLFFWFASRKELTSFSTLAFLTPVFALITGGIWLGERLFFLQWIGVFLVLISVLFVSQRRRFWGDKRTHEFIKEA